The Cucurbita pepo subsp. pepo cultivar mu-cu-16 chromosome LG08, ASM280686v2, whole genome shotgun sequence genome contains a region encoding:
- the LOC111800622 gene encoding uncharacterized protein LOC111800622, with the protein MANGLSSGDGDGFSRKFSASEDHARSPFHPDEMKFPLIVSNPSLQCEVRMNSSSSASPEENAETSVEKMVVCDWISESSENGGNMGSLVDETRILDVELGEESFKVDAVHDFEMIGAVEDGNQEVAMDEVEAKDFVTIRVPSFDGNQDCAKKEIVQEVQFSTAMEADSKEAFERTEELLRKEADTESILEMKKKLLLEELEAMLVPGEEIHLEKDNCGKTMLVDEEKISGQQNDSENTNVLRQSHLSLGNSLKIEVIDETALVEPVHVSKIGNGEEIDISCPTRSMQINVSKSHEPERVGKKARRSRRRTREAKISEVHWNLGNVNELDKKNAEGSKIVYSRKDMEALRFVNVSEQSRLWEAICKELMPVVAREYSSLTSSNYPMKTGSTSGPRQHFEKGEEASSFIRDGCSESLDAEIEDMEGDNEITNVEFPKPSCCLSVSEDSEDDKYYNSIQRPAFLVEGEPNFDSGPPEDGLEYLRRVRWEASHIPNVAVAKVDRSNFKKERSVYMPVIPAIANCPQNLLPSKEWEDAFLADFSKLRQVLSCPEGLMQSDFIFHEKIDSVSPDSIDQPSVILPANDIDSQPPEEPNASTSSKENSGNNYPSLSAISKMNSVFRVSSLRKRINSLETQTTLSRTDCLWLFALSAAVDTPLDADTCASFRSLLRKCASLRAEKSELDDEVIMLNILATISGRYFGQSEN; encoded by the exons ATGGCGAATGGGTTAAGTTCCGGCGATGGTGATGGGTTCAGTCGAAAATTCTCTGCCTCTGAGGACCACGCACGATCTCCTTTTCATCCGGACGAGATGAAGTTTCCTTTGATCGTCTCGAATCCAAGCCTGCAGTGTGAAGTTAGGATGAACAGTTCGAGTTCTGCTTCTCCAGAAGAGAACGCAGAAACTTCTGTTGAAAAGATGGTTGTCTGCGATTGGATTTCTGAGTCTTCTGAAAATGGAGGAAACATGGGAAGTCTGGTGGACGAGACTCGGATTCTTGATGTGGAGCTCGGAGAAGAATCTTTCAAGGTGGATGCTGTCcatgattttgaaatgataGGTGCCGTGGAAGATGGGAATCAAGAAGTTGCGATGGATGAAGTAGAAGCGAAAGATTTTGTAACAATTAGGGTTCCGAGTTTTGATGGAAATCAAGATTGTGCGAAGAAAGAAATTGTTCAAGAAGTTCAGTTTTCTACTGCTATGGAAGCCGACAGCAAAGAAGCCTTTGAGCGAACCGAGGAATTGTTGAGGAAAGAAGCTGATACTGAGAGCATTCtggagatgaaaaagaaattactaTTGGAAGAACTTGAAGCCATGTTGGTTCCTGGAGAAGAGATTCATCTAGAAAAGGATAATTGCGGCAAAACGATGCTTGTTGATGAGGAGAAGATTTCTGGTCAGCAAAATGATTCCGAGAACACGAACGTTCTTAGACAAAGCCATTTATCTCTCGGAAATTCATTGAAGATTGAAGTAATAGACGAAACTGCATTAGTTGAACCGGTTCATGTTTCCAAAAttggaaatggagaagaaattGACATAAGTTGTCCAACAAGGTCAATGCAGATCAATGTGAGCAAATCCCATGAACCTGAAAGAGTGGGGAAAAAGGCTAGAAGATCgaggaggagaacgagggAAGCGAAGATCTCAGAGGTGCATTGGAATCTGGGGAATGTGAATGAACTTGATAAGAAAAATGCTGAAGGAAGTAAGATAGTGTACTCAAGGAAGGATATGGAAGCACTGAGGTTTGTAAATGTTTCAGAACAGAGTAGATTGTGGGAAGCTATATGCAAGGAACTTATGCCCGTTGTGGCAAGGGAATACAGTAGCTTAACAAGCTCTAATTACCCAATGAAGACAGGCTCCACCTCTGGTCCTAGGCAGCATTTCGAGAAGGGAGAAGAAGCCTCTTCATTTATAA GGGATGGCTGTTCAGAAAGCTTGGATGCTGAGATAGAGGACATGGAAGGTGATAATGAAATTACGAATGTTGAATTCCCGAAACCCTCTTGCTGTCTTAGTGTCAGTGAAGATAGTGAAGATGATAAATACTACAACAGTATACAGAGACCTGCCTTTCTGGTGGAGGGAGAGCCCAATTTTGATTCAGGACCTCCAGAAGATGGATTAGAATATCTTAGACGTGTCAG GTGGGAAGCATCCCATATTCCAAATGTGGCGGTGGCTAAAGTTGATAGAagtaattttaagaaagaGCGAAGTGTTTATATGCCAGTGATTCCTGCCATTGCCAATTGCCCCCAGAATTTACTGCCTTCAAAAGAGTGGGAGGATGCATTTCTTGCTGATTTTTCTAAGCTGCGTCAG GTTCTGTCGTGCCCCGAGGGACTTATGCAGTCTGATTTCATCTTCCATGAAAAGATCGATTCTGTGAGTCCAGACTCGATCGATCAGCCGAGCGTTATCTTGCCTGCCAATGACATCGACTCGCAGCCACCCGAGGAACCAAATGCCAGCACTTCTTCAAAGGAAAACAGTGGCAACAACTATCCATCTTTATCAGCAATTTCAAAGATGAACTCAGTGTTTCGGGTTTCTTCGTTGAGGAAACGTATAAACTCGTTAGAAACACAAACAACACTGTCGAGGACGGACTGTCTTTGGCTGTTTGCATTAAGTGCAGCAGTTGATACTCCTCTGGATGCAGATACTTGTGCTTCTTTCAGGAGTCTGCTTCGGAAATGTGCCAGTTTGCGGGCCGAGAAGTCGGAGCTCGACGACGAGGTGATAATGCTCAATATTCTAGCCACCATTTCAGGAAGATACTTCGGACAGTCGGAAAATTGA